A stretch of the Aegilops tauschii subsp. strangulata cultivar AL8/78 chromosome 4, Aet v6.0, whole genome shotgun sequence genome encodes the following:
- the LOC109774525 gene encoding uncharacterized protein isoform X1, whose amino-acid sequence MAVSCSSSSVSGSAKALACLHTSHLAPQRTASARLRLQCIKMCSAPAAPGGSKKTVWVWTENRQVMTAAVERGWNTFLFGSKEVGKDWSSTARIHPLFIDGLEIFDEGNQKVAAISEISSPSELQLIQPDNVEVQNNVIHFRGDWQVIPAENIVAAFQGCAGAVLAVSTNSTEAQVFLEALEQGLDGVVLKVEDMDDIIKLKDYFDRRNEAKSQLQLTKATVSKVEVVGMGDRVCVDLCSIMRPGEGLLVCVGSYARGMFLVHSECLETNYIASRPFRVNAGPVHAYVTVPGNKTSYLSELQSGREVIVVDQNGLWRTSIVGRVKIESRPLILVEAKENSGNGTYSIFLQNAETVALIGPDRGSGGRTAIPVTSLKVGDEVLVRKQGGARHTGIEIQEFIVEK is encoded by the exons ATGGCTGTCTCCTGCTCTTCTTCCTCCGTCTCGGGCTCCGCCAAAGCCCTAGCTTGCCTCCATACCTCCCACCTCGCGCCCCAAAGAACAG CATCAGCCCGCTTGCGCCTACAGTGTATCAAGATGTGCTCTGCTCCGGCTGCGCCAGGGGGGTCAAAGAAGACCGTCTGGGTATGGACAGAGAACCGGCAGGTGATGACGGCAGCCGTAGAGAGGGGTTGGAACACTTTCCTCTTTGGATCCAAAGAGGTCGGCAAGGACTGGTCAT CAACTGCTCGCATCCATCCTCTCTTTATTGATGGCCTGGAGATTTTTGACGAGGGGAACCAAAAGGTTGctgcaatttctgaaatctcttCCCCAAGTGAGCTGCAACTCATACAGCCAGACAATGTGGAAGTACAGAACAACGTGATTCACTTCCGAGGTGATTGGCAG GTTATACCAGCAGAAAATATAGTTGCTGCATTCCAAGGATGCGCTGGAGCTGTATTGGCTGTTTCGACAAACTCAACTGAGGCTCAAGTTTTTCTTGAG GCCTTGGAGCAAGGGCTTGATGGAGTTGTACTTAAAGTAGAGGACATGGATGATATTATTAAACTCAAG GATTATTTTGACAGAAGGAACGAGGCAAAGAGCCAGTTACAGTTGACAAAGGCTACTGTATCAAAGGTTGAAGTTGTTGGTATGGGCGATCGTGTTTGTGTGGATCTCTGTAGTATCATGCGACCCGGTGAAGGCCTTCTGGTTTGT GTCGGTTCCTATGCAAGAGGAATGTTCCTTGTTCACTCTGAATGCTTGGAGACAAACTACATTGCTAGCAGACCTTTCAGGGTCAATGCA GGGCCTGTGCATGCATATGTTACAGTCCCTGGCAACAAGACTAGCTACCTCTCAGAGCTGCAATCAGGCAGGGAAGTAATTGTTGTTGATCAAAATGGGTTGTGGCGAACTTCAATTGTCGGCCGCGTGAAGATTGAATCAAGGCCTCTCATCCTTGTAGAAGCAAAG GAGAACTCTGGAAATGGCACATATAGCATTTTCCTTCAAAATGCAGAGACAGTTGCACTTATTGGTCCTGACAGAG GATCTGGTGGAAGGACTGCTATTCCTGTGACTTCACTGAAAGTTGGCGACGAAGTTCTGGTGAGGAAGCAGGGCGGCGCCCGTCACACTGGAATAGAGATTCAGGAGTTTATTGTCGAGAAATGA
- the LOC109774525 gene encoding uncharacterized protein isoform X2 produces the protein MAVSCSSSSVSGSAKALACLHTSHLAPQRTASARLRLQCIKMCSAPAAPGGSKKTVWVWTENRQVMTAAVERGWNTFLFGSKEVGKDWSSTARIHPLFIDGLEIFDEGNQKVAAISEISSPSELQLIQPDNVEVQNNVIHFRGDWQVIPAENIVAAFQGCAGAVLAVSTNSTEAQVFLEALEQGLDGVVLKVEDMDDIIKLKDYFDRRNEAKSQLQLTKATVSKVEVVGMGDRVCVDLCSIMRPGEGLLVGSYARGMFLVHSECLETNYIASRPFRVNAGPVHAYVTVPGNKTSYLSELQSGREVIVVDQNGLWRTSIVGRVKIESRPLILVEAKENSGNGTYSIFLQNAETVALIGPDRGSGGRTAIPVTSLKVGDEVLVRKQGGARHTGIEIQEFIVEK, from the exons ATGGCTGTCTCCTGCTCTTCTTCCTCCGTCTCGGGCTCCGCCAAAGCCCTAGCTTGCCTCCATACCTCCCACCTCGCGCCCCAAAGAACAG CATCAGCCCGCTTGCGCCTACAGTGTATCAAGATGTGCTCTGCTCCGGCTGCGCCAGGGGGGTCAAAGAAGACCGTCTGGGTATGGACAGAGAACCGGCAGGTGATGACGGCAGCCGTAGAGAGGGGTTGGAACACTTTCCTCTTTGGATCCAAAGAGGTCGGCAAGGACTGGTCAT CAACTGCTCGCATCCATCCTCTCTTTATTGATGGCCTGGAGATTTTTGACGAGGGGAACCAAAAGGTTGctgcaatttctgaaatctcttCCCCAAGTGAGCTGCAACTCATACAGCCAGACAATGTGGAAGTACAGAACAACGTGATTCACTTCCGAGGTGATTGGCAG GTTATACCAGCAGAAAATATAGTTGCTGCATTCCAAGGATGCGCTGGAGCTGTATTGGCTGTTTCGACAAACTCAACTGAGGCTCAAGTTTTTCTTGAG GCCTTGGAGCAAGGGCTTGATGGAGTTGTACTTAAAGTAGAGGACATGGATGATATTATTAAACTCAAG GATTATTTTGACAGAAGGAACGAGGCAAAGAGCCAGTTACAGTTGACAAAGGCTACTGTATCAAAGGTTGAAGTTGTTGGTATGGGCGATCGTGTTTGTGTGGATCTCTGTAGTATCATGCGACCCGGTGAAGGCCTTCTG GTCGGTTCCTATGCAAGAGGAATGTTCCTTGTTCACTCTGAATGCTTGGAGACAAACTACATTGCTAGCAGACCTTTCAGGGTCAATGCA GGGCCTGTGCATGCATATGTTACAGTCCCTGGCAACAAGACTAGCTACCTCTCAGAGCTGCAATCAGGCAGGGAAGTAATTGTTGTTGATCAAAATGGGTTGTGGCGAACTTCAATTGTCGGCCGCGTGAAGATTGAATCAAGGCCTCTCATCCTTGTAGAAGCAAAG GAGAACTCTGGAAATGGCACATATAGCATTTTCCTTCAAAATGCAGAGACAGTTGCACTTATTGGTCCTGACAGAG GATCTGGTGGAAGGACTGCTATTCCTGTGACTTCACTGAAAGTTGGCGACGAAGTTCTGGTGAGGAAGCAGGGCGGCGCCCGTCACACTGGAATAGAGATTCAGGAGTTTATTGTCGAGAAATGA
- the LOC109774525 gene encoding uncharacterized protein isoform X3, giving the protein MAVSCSSSSVSGSAKALACLHTSHLAPQRTARLRLQCIKMCSAPAAPGGSKKTVWVWTENRQVMTAAVERGWNTFLFGSKEVGKDWSSTARIHPLFIDGLEIFDEGNQKVAAISEISSPSELQLIQPDNVEVQNNVIHFRGDWQVIPAENIVAAFQGCAGAVLAVSTNSTEAQVFLEALEQGLDGVVLKVEDMDDIIKLKDYFDRRNEAKSQLQLTKATVSKVEVVGMGDRVCVDLCSIMRPGEGLLVCVGSYARGMFLVHSECLETNYIASRPFRVNAGPVHAYVTVPGNKTSYLSELQSGREVIVVDQNGLWRTSIVGRVKIESRPLILVEAKENSGNGTYSIFLQNAETVALIGPDRGSGGRTAIPVTSLKVGDEVLVRKQGGARHTGIEIQEFIVEK; this is encoded by the exons ATGGCTGTCTCCTGCTCTTCTTCCTCCGTCTCGGGCTCCGCCAAAGCCCTAGCTTGCCTCCATACCTCCCACCTCGCGCCCCAAAGAACAG CCCGCTTGCGCCTACAGTGTATCAAGATGTGCTCTGCTCCGGCTGCGCCAGGGGGGTCAAAGAAGACCGTCTGGGTATGGACAGAGAACCGGCAGGTGATGACGGCAGCCGTAGAGAGGGGTTGGAACACTTTCCTCTTTGGATCCAAAGAGGTCGGCAAGGACTGGTCAT CAACTGCTCGCATCCATCCTCTCTTTATTGATGGCCTGGAGATTTTTGACGAGGGGAACCAAAAGGTTGctgcaatttctgaaatctcttCCCCAAGTGAGCTGCAACTCATACAGCCAGACAATGTGGAAGTACAGAACAACGTGATTCACTTCCGAGGTGATTGGCAG GTTATACCAGCAGAAAATATAGTTGCTGCATTCCAAGGATGCGCTGGAGCTGTATTGGCTGTTTCGACAAACTCAACTGAGGCTCAAGTTTTTCTTGAG GCCTTGGAGCAAGGGCTTGATGGAGTTGTACTTAAAGTAGAGGACATGGATGATATTATTAAACTCAAG GATTATTTTGACAGAAGGAACGAGGCAAAGAGCCAGTTACAGTTGACAAAGGCTACTGTATCAAAGGTTGAAGTTGTTGGTATGGGCGATCGTGTTTGTGTGGATCTCTGTAGTATCATGCGACCCGGTGAAGGCCTTCTGGTTTGT GTCGGTTCCTATGCAAGAGGAATGTTCCTTGTTCACTCTGAATGCTTGGAGACAAACTACATTGCTAGCAGACCTTTCAGGGTCAATGCA GGGCCTGTGCATGCATATGTTACAGTCCCTGGCAACAAGACTAGCTACCTCTCAGAGCTGCAATCAGGCAGGGAAGTAATTGTTGTTGATCAAAATGGGTTGTGGCGAACTTCAATTGTCGGCCGCGTGAAGATTGAATCAAGGCCTCTCATCCTTGTAGAAGCAAAG GAGAACTCTGGAAATGGCACATATAGCATTTTCCTTCAAAATGCAGAGACAGTTGCACTTATTGGTCCTGACAGAG GATCTGGTGGAAGGACTGCTATTCCTGTGACTTCACTGAAAGTTGGCGACGAAGTTCTGGTGAGGAAGCAGGGCGGCGCCCGTCACACTGGAATAGAGATTCAGGAGTTTATTGTCGAGAAATGA
- the LOC109774525 gene encoding uncharacterized protein isoform X4, with the protein MAVSCSSSSVSGSAKALACLHTSHLAPQRTARLRLQCIKMCSAPAAPGGSKKTVWVWTENRQVMTAAVERGWNTFLFGSKEVGKDWSSTARIHPLFIDGLEIFDEGNQKVAAISEISSPSELQLIQPDNVEVQNNVIHFRGDWQVIPAENIVAAFQGCAGAVLAVSTNSTEAQVFLEALEQGLDGVVLKVEDMDDIIKLKDYFDRRNEAKSQLQLTKATVSKVEVVGMGDRVCVDLCSIMRPGEGLLVGSYARGMFLVHSECLETNYIASRPFRVNAGPVHAYVTVPGNKTSYLSELQSGREVIVVDQNGLWRTSIVGRVKIESRPLILVEAKENSGNGTYSIFLQNAETVALIGPDRGSGGRTAIPVTSLKVGDEVLVRKQGGARHTGIEIQEFIVEK; encoded by the exons ATGGCTGTCTCCTGCTCTTCTTCCTCCGTCTCGGGCTCCGCCAAAGCCCTAGCTTGCCTCCATACCTCCCACCTCGCGCCCCAAAGAACAG CCCGCTTGCGCCTACAGTGTATCAAGATGTGCTCTGCTCCGGCTGCGCCAGGGGGGTCAAAGAAGACCGTCTGGGTATGGACAGAGAACCGGCAGGTGATGACGGCAGCCGTAGAGAGGGGTTGGAACACTTTCCTCTTTGGATCCAAAGAGGTCGGCAAGGACTGGTCAT CAACTGCTCGCATCCATCCTCTCTTTATTGATGGCCTGGAGATTTTTGACGAGGGGAACCAAAAGGTTGctgcaatttctgaaatctcttCCCCAAGTGAGCTGCAACTCATACAGCCAGACAATGTGGAAGTACAGAACAACGTGATTCACTTCCGAGGTGATTGGCAG GTTATACCAGCAGAAAATATAGTTGCTGCATTCCAAGGATGCGCTGGAGCTGTATTGGCTGTTTCGACAAACTCAACTGAGGCTCAAGTTTTTCTTGAG GCCTTGGAGCAAGGGCTTGATGGAGTTGTACTTAAAGTAGAGGACATGGATGATATTATTAAACTCAAG GATTATTTTGACAGAAGGAACGAGGCAAAGAGCCAGTTACAGTTGACAAAGGCTACTGTATCAAAGGTTGAAGTTGTTGGTATGGGCGATCGTGTTTGTGTGGATCTCTGTAGTATCATGCGACCCGGTGAAGGCCTTCTG GTCGGTTCCTATGCAAGAGGAATGTTCCTTGTTCACTCTGAATGCTTGGAGACAAACTACATTGCTAGCAGACCTTTCAGGGTCAATGCA GGGCCTGTGCATGCATATGTTACAGTCCCTGGCAACAAGACTAGCTACCTCTCAGAGCTGCAATCAGGCAGGGAAGTAATTGTTGTTGATCAAAATGGGTTGTGGCGAACTTCAATTGTCGGCCGCGTGAAGATTGAATCAAGGCCTCTCATCCTTGTAGAAGCAAAG GAGAACTCTGGAAATGGCACATATAGCATTTTCCTTCAAAATGCAGAGACAGTTGCACTTATTGGTCCTGACAGAG GATCTGGTGGAAGGACTGCTATTCCTGTGACTTCACTGAAAGTTGGCGACGAAGTTCTGGTGAGGAAGCAGGGCGGCGCCCGTCACACTGGAATAGAGATTCAGGAGTTTATTGTCGAGAAATGA